The sequence TGGGTCACCCCGGAACCCGCGCTCATCAGCTGGATCTGGCCGGGCAGCAGCTCGCGGCCGTTGCCCATGCTGTCCTTGTGCGCGATCGCGCCGGAAACGACATAGCTGAAAATTTCCATGTCGCGGTGCGGGTGTGTGGGGAAACCGGCGCCGGGCGCGACCATGTCCTGGTTGATCACGCGCAGCGAACGGAAGCCCATGTGCGCCGGATCGTAGTAATCGGCGAAGCTGAAAGTGTGGTAGCTGTCCAGCCAGCCGTGATTCGCGTGCCCGCGCTCGTTGGAGCGGCGGACGGTGAGATTGGAAGTGTTCGTTTTCATGACAACATCACAATGACAGCCGTCAGCGGATTCGCATAATATCACCTTCGCACGAAGTTCATGCCTTGAAGTTATAACCCGATCCGGTAAGCTCCGCCACATGGAATTTCACCAGCTCCGGTATTTCGTGGCGGCCGCCGAGGAACTCAGCATGTCGAAGGCGGCGGAGCGAGTGCATGTTTCGCAACCCGCCCTGAGCCGCCAGATCCGGTTGCTTGAGGAGGAACTGGGGCTGAAATTGTTCGACCGCATCAAGCAGCGCATCCATCTCACCGAAGCGGGGAAATTCTTCCTTGTGAAGGCCCGGCAACTTCTCTGCGACTCGGAATCGGTGGTGCAGCAGGTTCAGGAACAATTCGCAAACGCCCGACCGACCTTGCGTCTGGGCTTTCTCTCTCCGTTTCTCGACGACCTCGTCGCACCCGTCGTCCGGGAATTCCTGCAGCGCCACCCGAAGTCGAAGGTCAGCCTCTTCGATCTCCCGCCTCGCGCGCAGCTCGACCGCCTACGCCTTCACGAACTCGATGCCGCGATCCTCGCAAACCTCGATGATGCGGAGCGAAAGCTGTTCAACGTCCTGCGCCTTTCGAAACACCGCTTCGTAGTAGTGCTCCCCGAGACTCACTACCTCGTCGGAAGAAAATCAGTGAAACTCGCCGAGCTGAAAAGCGAGGACTGGGTCTCGCTCTCCAACGCCTTTTTTCCGAAGCGCCGCGAGTTTCTCATCGAGACCTGCCAACAAGCCGGATTCATCCCGCGCATCGTCTCGGAAATGGATTCACTGCCGATGATGCTTGCGGAAATCGGCACCGGCGGAGGTGTCGGCCTCATGCCCGGCCACGCCGCCAAACTCCCCCACGCGGGGTGCGCTATCGTGCAACTCACTGCGCCCGTGATCGAGTCCGAGCTCCTGCTCGTTTTGCCCAAGGCACCTTTGACAAAGGAAATGGAAAGCCTGATCGCTCTTATCAAGGAAAGGGCGAGCCGGATCTGAGCCGCCCTACTCTTCCACCAGCTCCGCGCCTTTGATCAGCCGGCAGAATTCCTTTTTCGTGACGTCGTGAACCGTCCCTTCGGCGGCATCCGGGCCATCTGTCTCCTTGTAGCGGATGGCGAGGCGCTCCCAGATGACAATGCGGAAATAGCGGTCTTCCTTTTTCCAGAGCTGGTTCTGTGCGAGTGCGATCACGGGGCGGGTATGGAGGATTTCAACGCACTTGTCGCTGCGGAAATGTCAGGGGCGGTGAGTAGGTGGGAGACGATGACGCAGCGGCGGGCGCCTGCGGCAATGACTTCGCCGAGGTTCTCCGGCTTGATCCCACCGATACAGAAGGCCGGAAACCGGGATCCTACGTCCTTTTCCATCTGAGCAATCTCTTCGAGGCCAATCGCAGGCCTGCCCTCTTTCGTCGGCGTCGGAAACAAGGGGCCGAAGCCGATGTAATCCGCGCCGTCGGCGAGGGCTTGGCGGGCCTGGGCGAGGCTGTGGGTGGAGCGGCCGATGATCATGCCATCCGCAATCCTACTACGGACATCGGAGATGGCCCCATCATCCTGCCCGATATGGACTCCGTCCGCGCCGAGCTCGGAGGCGAGTTCGGGATAATCGTTGAGGATGAAAGGCACGCCCGCCGCCTTGCAGAGGGGGATGATTTTCCGGGCGGCGGCGGCGACGGTTTCCAAGGGGATGCCCTTGGCGCGGAGCTGGAGGATGTCCGCGCCGCCTGAGAGGAGTTTCGCGGCGACATCTTCCATCGCGTCCTCCGCGACGTATCCGAAATCAACGATCCCGTAGAGCCGGGCGTCAGCGGCGATTTTCACAATCCCTTTTCTTCGAGGAAACGTCCGACCCAGCCGATGTCATAGGTTCCGTTCTCGAAATCCGGATGGTTGAGGATTTCCTGCTGGAAGGGGATGGTCGTCTTGATGCCGTGGATGGTGAACTCGCCGAGGGCTCGCTTCATCCGGGCGATGGCGATCTCGCGG comes from Akkermansiaceae bacterium and encodes:
- the thiE gene encoding thiamine phosphate synthase, which encodes MKIAADARLYGIVDFGYVAEDAMEDVAAKLLSGGADILQLRAKGIPLETVAAAARKIIPLCKAAGVPFILNDYPELASELGADGVHIGQDDGAISDVRSRIADGMIIGRSTHSLAQARQALADGADYIGFGPLFPTPTKEGRPAIGLEEIAQMEKDVGSRFPAFCIGGIKPENLGEVIAAGARRCVIVSHLLTAPDISAATSALKSSIPAP
- a CDS encoding LysR family transcriptional regulator, encoding MEFHQLRYFVAAAEELSMSKAAERVHVSQPALSRQIRLLEEELGLKLFDRIKQRIHLTEAGKFFLVKARQLLCDSESVVQQVQEQFANARPTLRLGFLSPFLDDLVAPVVREFLQRHPKSKVSLFDLPPRAQLDRLRLHELDAAILANLDDAERKLFNVLRLSKHRFVVVLPETHYLVGRKSVKLAELKSEDWVSLSNAFFPKRREFLIETCQQAGFIPRIVSEMDSLPMMLAEIGTGGGVGLMPGHAAKLPHAGCAIVQLTAPVIESELLLVLPKAPLTKEMESLIALIKERASRI